A region from the Corylus avellana chromosome ca7, CavTom2PMs-1.0 genome encodes:
- the LOC132186708 gene encoding LOW QUALITY PROTEIN: two-component response regulator-like APRR5 (The sequence of the model RefSeq protein was modified relative to this genomic sequence to represent the inferred CDS: deleted 2 bases in 1 codon), translating to MGEAVLSGGEGMELDKKDGAEEVVRWERLRVLLVEADYSTRQIIAALLRKCSYRVAAVADGLKAWETLKGRPHSIDLVLTEVELPSISGFALLSLVMEHDVCKNIPVIMMSSHDSIGMVLKCMLKGAADFLIKPVRKNELRNLWQHVWRRHTLAGRHVPQNIAVPQQKVEGTSENNASSSHSSECVASTHRKNECSEKGSDAQSSCTTPYMEAESADMQNMQGLSQMKCGSASNLSNTDMEKHGECTKLDQESVLPENENGEKSKRLGSEVAPYREANNSTLLRLEEDHACAETMSQIEGVQAETNRGNANTASEIHSCDDEVVEPSNGAIDLIGTFDNHPRCTDGNSSYKDGGTKKFEFVPHLELSLRRTCPSSSNYQGTDERHTLIHSNASAFSWYNSCKTLQPLLPTLSGNCSKLKEGASKSYELSSNQLSGSTNGTFLQGSATLSNSQENMPSLVIGQSGQGELQFPSHQLGTIPVPGNSPFFPSMFYTQSGLPPVWSPKPACEQDHSPFPSSASVQSNPEIPNSELGYHQSDETTNNSIHQAVHEENNLEHVEEIKDGFPAAGQNTTSSVCYGAVDHTNAYGSSSTRRDETATAPESWNESGLSVHDGSRGMDSLRSTQREAALTKFRLKRKDRCFEKKVRYQSRKRLAEQRPRVKGQFVRQVESDPPVGDANDRL from the exons TTGCAGCAGTTGCTGATGGACTAAAGGCATGGGAGACGTTAAAGGGGAGACCTCATAGCATAGATCTTGTATTGACTGAAGTGGAATTGCCGTCAATATCTGGATTTGCACTTCTTTCTTTAGTTATGGAGCATGACGTTTGCAAAAATATTCCTGTTATAA TGATGTCTTCGCATGATTCAATTGGAATGGTATTGAAATGCATGTTAAAGGGTGCAGCTGACTTTCTCATAAAGCCCGTTAGGAAGAATGAGTTGAGGAACCTTTGGCAGCATGTATGGAGAAGGCACACT TTGGCTGGTCGACATGTTCCTCAAAACATAGCTGTTCCACAACAAAAAGTTGAAGGCACTTCTGAAAATAATGCATCAAGCAGTCATTCAAGTGAATGTGTGGCTTCTACACACAGAAAAAACGAATGCAGTGAGAAAGGGAGTGATGCCCAA AGCTCTTGTACAACACCTTACATGGAAGCTGAGAGTGCAGACATGCAAAATATGCAGGGTCTTTCTCAGATGAAGTGTGGGAGTGCTTCAAATTTGAGCAATACTGACATGGAGAAGCATGGAGAGTGTACTAAGTTGGATCAGGAATCAGTTTTGCCTGAGAATGAAAATGGAG AGAAATCAAAAAGGTTGGGATCAGAGGTTGCACCCTACAGAGAGGCCAATAACTCAACTCTTTTGAGATTGGAAGAAGACCACGCTTGTGCTGAAACAATGAGTCAAATTGAGGGTGTGCAAGCAGAAACTAATAGAGGCAATGCTAATACTGCTAGTGAGATTCACAGCTGTGATGATGAAGTGGTTGAACCTTCTAATGGAGCTATTGACTTGATTGGCACATTTGATAATCACCCAAGGTGCACTGATGGGAACTCTAGTTATAAAGATGGCGGCACAAAAAAGTTCGAATTTGTTCCACATTTGGAACTTTCATTGAGAAGAACTTGCCCAAGCAGCTCAAATTACCAAGGGACTGATGAAAGGCATACCCTGATCCATTCTAACGCATCTGCATTTTCATG GTATAACAGTTGTAAGACGCTGCAGCCCCTTCTACCAACACTGTCTGGCAATTGTTCTAAGTTGAAGGAGGGTGCAAGTAAATCCTATGAACTGTCGTCAAATCAGCTCTCTGGAAGTACCAATGGCACTTTTCTCCAAGGTAGTGCCACATTGAGTAATAGTCAGGAAAATATGCCCTCTTTGGTCATTGGTCAATCCGGACAAGGTGAACTACAGTTTCCAAGTCATCAGCTTGGGACGATACCTGTCCCAGGAAACAGTCCTTTTTTCCCATCCATGTTTTATACTCAATCTGGTCTACCCCCTGTATGGAGTCCCAAACCTGCCTGTGAGCAAGATCACTCTCCCTTTCCTTCAAGTGCCTCAGTTCAATCCAATCCTGAAATTCCCAACTCAGAACTAGGTTATCACCAATCTGATGAGACTACCAACAATTCCATTCATCAAGCTGTGCATGAGGAGAACAATTTGGAGCATGTGGAGGAAATTAAAGATGGTTTTCCCGCTGCTGGTCAGAATACTACTAGTAGCGTATGCTATGGTGCTGTAGATCACACTAATGCATATGGGAGCAGTTCCACTAGGAGAGATGAGACTGCCACTGCCCCTGAGAGTTGGAATGAAAGTGGTCTTTCTGTTCATGATGGATCTCGAGGGATGGACTCACTTCGCTCTACCCAGAGGGAAGCAGCTCTCACAAAGTTCCGACTAAAGCGGAAAGATCGATGCTTTGAGAAAAAG GTCCGATATCAGAGCCGGAAGAGATTGGCAGAGCAACGTCCTCGGGTGAAAGGACAGTTTGTACGCCAG GTAGAGTCTGATCCTCCAGTTGGTGACGCCAATGATCGTTTATGA
- the LOC132187537 gene encoding NDR1/HIN1-like protein 12, which translates to MPAKGRMSGVTPKDPRQAVCSCITVFLLLIGVTALTLWLVYRPHKPQFKVVGAAIYEINTSAPPLISITMQFTLVTRNPNKRVSIYYDRLSAFVSYRDQAITPQVMLPPLYHKRHSTVVVSPLVGGGAVPMSVEVANGLVEDEAYGVVGLRLVLLGRLRWKAGAIRTGHYGVYVKCDVLVGLKKGFVGQVPLLGSPGCKVDI; encoded by the coding sequence ATGCCAGCAAAAGGACGCATGTCAGGCGTTACACCGAAAGACCCGCGCCAAGCTGTCTGCTCATGCATCACAGTCTTTCTCCTCCTAATCGGTGTAACAGCGCTCACCCTTTGGCTAGTCTACCGCCCCCACAAGCCGCAGTTCAAGGTCGTCGGCGCCGCCATCTACGAGATTAACACCTCCGCACCCCCGCTCATCTCCATCACCATGCAGTTCACACTTGTCACGAGAAACCCCAACAAGCGCGTGTCCATCTACTACGACAGGCTTTCGGCTTTCGTGTCCTACAGAGACCAAGCCATCACGCCCCAGGTGATGCTGCCTCCGCTGTATCACAAGAGGCACAGCACCGTCGTAGTTTCTCCGTTGGTCGGCGGCGGGGCCGTTCCGATGTCGGTGGAGGTGGCGAATGGGCTGGTGGAGGATGAGGCGTATGGGGTGGTGGGATTGAGGCTTGTTTTGTTGGGGAGGCTGAGGTGGAAGGCTGGCGCTATAAGGACAGGGCATTATGGGGTTTATGTCAAATGTGATGTCTTGGTGGGCTTGAAGAAGGGTTTTGTCGGTCAGGTGCCGTTGCTTGGATCTCCCGGCTGCAAAGTGGATATTTGA